The following proteins come from a genomic window of Oncorhynchus masou masou isolate Uvic2021 unplaced genomic scaffold, UVic_Omas_1.1 unplaced_scaffold_980, whole genome shotgun sequence:
- the LOC135538542 gene encoding NACHT, LRR and PYD domains-containing protein 14-like has translation MYLNMLSGCQVTEEGCASLVSALKANPSHLRELDLSNNDLKDSGVKLLSAGLGNPHCKLETLRLSGCLVTEEGCASLVSALRSNSSHLRELDLSNNDLKDSGVELLSAGLGNPHCKLETLRLSGCLVTEEGCCSLVSALRSNPSHLRELDLSYNHPGDSGVRLLSAGLEDPHCRLEKLNVEHGGEYTMKPGLRKYACDLTLDPNTAHRLLSLSEENRKVTCGKKKQPYPDHPERFEVCRQVLCREGLTGRCYWEVEWSGGWPVIGVTYKGIKRRGEGKDCGLGWNDKSWSLFCSDNSYTARHNYNTTLIDVPSSSSHRVGVYLDWSAGTLSFYKVSSDTLTHLNTFYTTFTEPLYPGFWVYDDSSVSLIKHNTLF, from the exons ATGTATCTGaatat gctgtcaggctgtcaagtcacagaggaaggctgtgcttctctggtctcagctctgaaggCAAATCcatcacacctgagagagctggatctgagtaacaatgacctgaaggattcaggagtgaagctgctctctgctggactggggaatccccactgtaaactggagactctgag gctgtcaggctgtctagtcacagaggaaggctgtgcttctctggtctcagctctgaggtcaaactcctcacacctgagagagctggatctgagtaacaatgacctgaaggattcaggagtggagctgctctctgctggactggggaatccccactgtaaactggagactctgag gctgtcaggctgtctagtcacagaggaaggctgttgttctctggtctcagctctgaggtcaaacccctcacacctgagagagctggatctgagctacaatcacccaggagactcaggagtcagactgctctctgctggactggaggatccacactgcagactggagaaactcaa tgtggaacatggtggagagTACACAATGAAACCTGGCcttagaaaat atgcctgtgatctcacactggacccaaacacagcacacagactcctctctctgtctgaggagaacagaaaggtgacatgtGGGAAGAAGAAGCAGccgtatcctgatcacccagagagatttgaggTCTGCAgacaggtgctgtgtagagagggtctgactgggcgctgttactgggaggtagagtggagtgggggaTGGCCTGTtataggagtgacatataaaggaatcaagaggagaggagagggtaaggacTGTGGGCTCGGATGGAATGACAAGTCTTggagtctgttctgctctgacaaCAGTTACACTGCCAGGCACAATTATAATACCACTCTCATAGACGTCCCTTCCTCCAGCtcccacagagtaggagtgtatctggactggtcagccggcactctgtccttctacaaagtctcctctgacacactgacccacctgaACACATTCTACAccacattcactgagcccctctatccagggtttTGGGTTTATGATGACTCTTCAGTGTCCCTAATCAAACACAACACGCTATTttaa
- the LOC135538537 gene encoding stonustoxin subunit beta-like has product YDFTLCRLSGCLVTEEGCASLVSALKSNSSHLRELDLSNNDLKDSGVELLSAGLGNPQCKLETLRLSGCLVTEEGCCSLVSALRSNPSHLRELDLSYNHPGDSGVRLLSAGLEDPHCRLEKLNVEHGGEYTMKPGLRKYACDLTLDPNTAHRLLSLSEENRKVTCGKKKQPYPDHPERFEVCRQVLCREGLTGRCYWEVEWSGGWPVIGVTYKGINRRGEGKDCGLGWNDKSWSLFCSDNSYTARHNYNTTLIDVPSSSSHRVGVYLDWSAGTLSFYKVSSDTLTHLNTFYTTFTEPLYPGFWVYNDSSVSLIKHNTLF; this is encoded by the exons TATGATTttactctttgcaggctgtcaggctgtctagtcacagaggaaggctgtgcttctctggtctcagctctgaagtCAAActcctcacacctgagagagctggatctgagtaacaatgacctgaaggattcaggagtggagctgctctctgctggactggggaatccccaatgtaaactggagactctgag gctgtcaggctgtctagtcacagaggaaggctgttgttctctggtctcagctctgaggtcaaacccctcacacctgagagagctggatctgagctacaatcacccaggagactcaggagtcagactgctctctgctggactggaggatccacactgcagactggagaaactcaa tgtggaacatggtggagagTACACAATGAAACCTGGGcttagaaaat atgcctgtgatctcacactggacccaaacacagcacacagactcctctctctgtctgaggagaacagaaaggtgacatgtGGGAAGAAGAAGCAGccgtatcctgatcacccagagagatttgaggTCTGCAgacaggtgctgtgtagagagggtctgactgggcgctgttactgggaggtagagtggagtgggggaTGGCCTGTtataggagtgacatataaaggaatcaacaggagaggagagggtaaggacTGTGGGCTCGGATGGaatgacaagtcctggagtctgttctgctctgacaaCAGTTACACTGCCAGGCACAATTATAATACCACTCTCATAGACGTCCCTTCCTCCAGCtcccacagagtaggagtgtatctggactggtcagccggcactctgtccttctacaaagtctcctctgacacactgacccacctgaACACATTCTACAccacattcactgagcccctctatccagggtttTGGGTTTATAATGACTCTTCAGTGTCCCTAATCAAACACAACACGCTATTTTAA